One genomic segment of Actinoplanes ianthinogenes includes these proteins:
- a CDS encoding CGNR zinc finger domain-containing protein: MTIEPWRITGQSQVDSYVSRGVEQAVILVNTLAVTTAHGRAVTPPASAEQRLAAIATRLATTSFTAPDADALATVAAEMRVAFGATDRLDAAAARLNALLIRHRSVPNLHGHPPVLAFHRPDATLVDAWAADMGTALAMVIGVGQAARLGACQAGRCSLVFFDTTRNASRRFCDLSCQNRAKASAYRARTARSTPRT, translated from the coding sequence GTGACGATAGAACCCTGGCGCATCACCGGTCAATCCCAAGTAGACAGTTACGTCAGTCGAGGCGTCGAGCAGGCCGTCATCCTGGTCAACACCCTGGCCGTCACCACCGCGCACGGCCGCGCCGTCACCCCGCCCGCCTCGGCCGAGCAGCGGCTTGCCGCCATCGCCACGCGGCTCGCCACCACGTCCTTCACCGCCCCCGACGCCGACGCCCTGGCCACCGTCGCGGCCGAGATGCGGGTCGCGTTCGGCGCCACCGATCGCCTCGACGCCGCCGCGGCCCGGCTCAACGCCCTGCTGATCCGCCACCGCTCCGTGCCCAACCTGCACGGTCACCCACCGGTGCTGGCCTTCCACCGCCCCGACGCCACACTGGTCGACGCCTGGGCCGCCGACATGGGCACCGCCCTGGCCATGGTCATCGGCGTCGGTCAGGCCGCCCGGCTCGGCGCCTGCCAGGCCGGCCGCTGTTCGCTGGTCTTCTTCGACACCACCCGCAACGCCTCCCGCCGCTTCTGCGACCTGTCCTGTCAGAACCGCGCCAAGGCCTCCGCCTACCGAGCCCGCACCGCCCGAAGCACACCTCGCACGTGA
- a CDS encoding trimeric intracellular cation channel family protein translates to MSSHLALVVLELVGIFVFAISGALTAIKKDFDAIGILILAEVTATGGGVIRDLIIGDTPPAAFRQVEVLLVPLIAAVVAFFAHPVVERLNFTVLLFDAAGLGLFCVTGTLKALDHGLGPVQSAALGVTTGVGGGLLRDVIARETPALVQVNTDLYAIPAMLGAAAVTVAHRLELPMSVAAPAAAAFVFAFRVVAMVRHWTAPRAWTRRSDASSKRA, encoded by the coding sequence ATGTCGAGTCACCTTGCGCTGGTCGTCCTGGAACTGGTCGGCATCTTCGTGTTCGCGATCTCCGGGGCGCTCACCGCCATCAAGAAGGACTTCGACGCGATCGGGATCCTGATCCTGGCCGAGGTGACCGCGACCGGCGGCGGCGTGATCCGGGACCTGATCATCGGGGACACCCCGCCGGCGGCGTTCCGGCAGGTCGAAGTCCTGCTGGTGCCCCTGATCGCGGCGGTCGTGGCGTTCTTCGCGCACCCGGTGGTGGAACGGCTGAACTTCACCGTCCTGCTGTTCGACGCGGCCGGCCTGGGGCTGTTCTGCGTGACCGGGACGCTGAAGGCGCTCGATCATGGGCTGGGTCCGGTGCAGTCCGCGGCGCTGGGGGTGACCACCGGGGTCGGGGGCGGGCTGCTGCGCGACGTGATCGCCCGGGAGACGCCCGCGCTGGTCCAGGTGAATACCGATCTGTACGCGATCCCGGCGATGCTCGGTGCGGCCGCGGTCACCGTCGCCCACCGCCTCGAGCTGCCGATGAGCGTGGCGGCGCCGGCCGCGGCGGCGTTCGTGTTCGCGTTCCGGGTGGTGGCGATGGTGCGGCACTGGACGGCGCCCCGGGCCTGGACGCGCCGTTCGGACGCGTCGAGCAAACGTGCCTGA
- a CDS encoding SPW repeat domain-containing protein, giving the protein MHLSPPLRHWHPARDTRRLIAELVHSPSELLVLIGVWLTAAPLVFSHNSATNTYAGWSDVISGLGLVVLAYLRVMTPAGTTWMMLLTAAVGAWVIAAPFVRGYAEVPSTTWNDVLVGAAVIALSFASWWLGRRKA; this is encoded by the coding sequence ATGCATCTGAGCCCACCCCTGCGACATTGGCATCCGGCCCGCGACACCCGGCGGTTGATCGCCGAGCTGGTGCACAGTCCGAGTGAGCTGCTGGTGCTGATCGGGGTCTGGCTGACCGCGGCGCCGCTGGTGTTCAGCCACAACTCGGCCACCAACACGTACGCCGGCTGGAGCGACGTGATCTCCGGGCTGGGCCTGGTGGTGCTCGCCTACCTGCGGGTCATGACCCCGGCCGGCACCACCTGGATGATGCTGCTCACCGCGGCCGTCGGCGCCTGGGTGATCGCCGCGCCGTTCGTCCGCGGGTACGCCGAGGTGCCCTCGACCACCTGGAACGACGTCCTGGTCGGCGCCGCGGTGATCGCCCTGAGTTTCGCGAGCTGGTGGCTGGGCCGCCGGAAAGCCTGA
- a CDS encoding aminoglycoside phosphotransferase has translation MTIDRTNRAALTRPRLAAAPESVRAAVSDLLGAPIGTERPAPAGFTRSIASVVEGGGSRLFVKAAPIGDGSGAAVAAGAALADVVGDLGPRLVGFRTVDDWQVAAYEVVEGETVTRWTEADLTRLLPVVARMRDIMDPCPIGGTSPYAEAFLPLLGTWQALARSGTSPARNDNSPVQDDNSAARTSDSPVPVDHLRGLSLPADVPVGWLAELESRWPDVLADGTALHHGDLRRDNVIREPGGRLRIVDWTHLWTAPGWLDLVRLAPDLAACGHDPETLLRRSAWRDAPDDGVNVALAGLAGRAWREGLLPEVPGLPGLRHMQREQGLHLLRWLSRRWRRSA, from the coding sequence ATGACCATCGACCGGACGAACCGGGCAGCGCTCACGCGCCCACGACTCGCCGCCGCACCGGAGTCCGTCCGTGCCGCCGTGTCCGACCTGCTCGGCGCCCCGATCGGCACCGAGCGCCCGGCTCCGGCCGGGTTCACCCGATCGATCGCCTCGGTCGTCGAGGGCGGCGGCTCCCGGTTGTTCGTCAAGGCCGCACCGATCGGCGACGGTTCCGGTGCGGCCGTGGCGGCCGGCGCGGCCCTGGCCGATGTGGTGGGTGACCTGGGTCCCCGGCTCGTCGGCTTCCGGACCGTCGACGACTGGCAGGTGGCGGCCTACGAGGTCGTCGAGGGCGAGACGGTCACCCGGTGGACCGAGGCGGACCTCACGCGGCTGCTGCCGGTCGTGGCCCGGATGCGGGACATCATGGACCCCTGCCCGATCGGCGGCACGTCACCCTATGCGGAGGCGTTCCTGCCGCTGCTGGGCACGTGGCAGGCGCTGGCCCGGAGCGGCACCAGCCCGGCCCGGAACGACAACAGCCCAGTTCAGGACGACAACAGCGCGGCCCGCACCAGCGACAGCCCGGTCCCGGTCGATCATCTGCGTGGGCTGTCGCTGCCCGCCGACGTCCCGGTCGGGTGGCTCGCCGAGCTGGAGAGCCGCTGGCCGGACGTCCTGGCCGACGGCACCGCGCTGCACCACGGCGACCTGCGCCGCGACAACGTGATCCGGGAGCCCGGCGGGCGCCTCCGAATCGTCGACTGGACCCACCTCTGGACCGCCCCCGGCTGGCTGGACCTGGTCCGCCTGGCCCCGGACCTGGCCGCCTGCGGGCACGATCCGGAAACCCTGCTGCGCCGCTCGGCCTGGCGGGACGCCCCGGACGACGGGGTGAACGTGGCGCTCGCCGGGCTGGCCGGGCGCGCCTGGCGGGAGGGGCTGCTGCCGGAGGTGCCCGGCCTGCCCGGTCTGCGCCACATGCAGCGCGAGCAGGGCCTGCACCTGCTGCGCTGGCTCAGCCGCCGGTGGCGGAGAAGTGCATGA
- a CDS encoding M15 family metallopeptidase: MANEIITPGRVRRLLTALLACGVVAGCSAGPPPRSASSPPAPASTRPPAASPPAVSSAVPSPAAGRIGNASAAPAWLGKRVLPVGADGFAAAGDTPPELRRRSIVTTDVLSAPADGRFHSTIEAVPAEVLARSSWTAACPVKATDLRYVTVGFRGFDGLAHTGELLVNKRAAADLVTVFQRLFTAGYPIEQMRITSAAELNAPPTGDGNGTDAYACRPVRGRTAWSQHSYGLAVDVNPFQNPYHRGKVVLPELATSYLDRRDVRPGMIEPDGVVVRAFAAIGWKWGGDYRSLKDFMHFSATGG; encoded by the coding sequence ATGGCGAACGAGATCATCACGCCCGGGCGGGTCCGGCGGCTGCTGACCGCCCTGCTCGCCTGCGGCGTCGTCGCGGGCTGCTCCGCCGGCCCACCACCCCGATCCGCGTCGTCCCCGCCGGCGCCGGCCAGCACCCGCCCACCGGCCGCGAGCCCACCGGCCGTGAGCTCAGCGGTCCCGAGCCCAGCGGCCGGGCGGATCGGGAATGCCAGCGCCGCGCCGGCGTGGCTCGGCAAGCGGGTGCTCCCGGTCGGCGCCGACGGCTTCGCGGCGGCCGGGGATACCCCGCCCGAGCTGCGCCGGCGGTCGATCGTCACGACGGATGTGTTGTCGGCACCGGCCGACGGGCGGTTCCACTCCACGATCGAGGCGGTGCCGGCCGAGGTGCTGGCCCGGTCATCCTGGACGGCCGCCTGCCCGGTGAAAGCGACCGACCTGCGTTATGTCACGGTCGGCTTCCGCGGGTTCGACGGGCTGGCGCACACCGGCGAGCTGCTGGTCAACAAGCGGGCGGCGGCTGACCTGGTCACGGTGTTCCAGCGGCTGTTCACCGCGGGCTACCCGATCGAGCAGATGCGGATCACCAGCGCCGCCGAGCTGAACGCGCCGCCGACCGGGGACGGCAACGGCACCGACGCTTATGCCTGCCGGCCGGTGCGCGGGCGTACGGCCTGGTCCCAGCACTCCTACGGGCTGGCCGTCGACGTCAATCCGTTCCAGAACCCCTACCACCGCGGCAAGGTGGTGCTGCCCGAGCTGGCCACCTCCTACCTGGACCGTCGCGACGTCCGTCCCGGCATGATCGAACCGGACGGGGTCGTGGTGCGGGCGTTCGCCGCGATCGGCTGGAAGTGGGGCGGAGACTACCGTTCGCTGAAGGACTTCATGCACTTCTCCGCCACCGGCGGCTGA
- a CDS encoding PadR family transcriptional regulator — protein MALRNALLAALIDRESSGYDLAKRFSVSVANFWTATPQQLYRELEKMEAEGLLSARMIKQDRRPDKRLFSVTEAGRAALFAFTQQDPKPTTVRDELLVQVEALTYADVPSVRKSIERRIEQSEQRVAAYERSLAEILGSRSPEEFLATGHRIGPYLTLQRGISFERDNITWGRAALEILARRFPD, from the coding sequence GTGGCCCTGAGGAACGCCCTGCTGGCGGCACTGATCGATCGCGAGTCCTCGGGTTACGACCTGGCCAAGCGGTTCTCCGTGTCGGTCGCCAACTTCTGGACGGCCACGCCCCAGCAGCTGTACCGCGAACTGGAGAAGATGGAGGCCGAGGGCCTGCTCTCGGCCCGCATGATCAAACAGGACCGTCGCCCGGACAAGCGATTGTTCTCGGTCACCGAGGCCGGCCGGGCGGCGCTGTTCGCCTTCACCCAGCAGGACCCGAAACCGACCACGGTCCGCGACGAGCTGCTGGTGCAGGTGGAGGCGCTCACCTACGCCGACGTGCCCAGCGTCCGCAAGTCGATCGAGCGGCGGATCGAGCAGAGCGAGCAGCGGGTCGCCGCCTACGAGCGCTCCCTCGCCGAGATCCTCGGCTCGCGCAGCCCGGAGGAGTTCCTCGCCACCGGCCACCGCATCGGCCCCTATCTCACCCTCCAGCGTGGCATCAGCTTCGAGCGCGACAACATCACCTGGGGGAGGGCGGCGCTGGAGATTCTCGCGCGCCGCTTTCCCGATTAA